Proteins encoded in a region of the Zea mays cultivar B73 chromosome 4, Zm-B73-REFERENCE-NAM-5.0, whole genome shotgun sequence genome:
- the LOC103654636 gene encoding uncharacterized protein isoform X3 codes for MTRIEHPSRRPGSRNTKVDYAAIDIGVKSSFGFWKIDDVDNSFYTQPFLVKYSRQDIYLSVMVSFYIPNSEDEGPATSSVILKFELIYIPTLGNAWTDVQDSSDDTDLIPVHEFRIPHRALLGLHSYCPVHFDALHSALVDLTIHIVYLKAAVTKSSLKPLEQSFGSKSYGIVKASLISREILLEEVKKISNAVGSTLEDLDRTDLTLGKYETVQPSKSASPSYSYGQGTPTKCSPQMTGILRDFLESSGVVVGSTDDILLYTLSEEELFELFQIVSSQLSFIWNEFLKFHRTHKDKVMGYLHDMWDINRKAEWSIWIIHSKIEIPHRYLRSMNDDSPRHLIRISSSRKVHHDPIQNSMSQAELHRKSIAQMKINTPSVQDMHIYADPSCIPVVRIEQHVMVIPQHCSSKDFLTDASEPARTIVPPPLLQGQSLGEETCGFKSGRILRAVIFVHGFQGHHLDLRLVKNQWLLLDPGAECLLSQINEDRTSGDFKEMGRRLANEVVAFLKRKVDKYSRNGGCKEIKLSFVGHSIGNIILRSALTEPKLQPFLKNLYTYMSISGPHLGYWYSPNSLFNSGLWLMKRLKGMQCMHQLTFSDDHDPQNTFFYKLCKLKTLENFKNIILVSSPQDGYVPYHSARIDLCHASSSDNSKRGQVFTEMLNNCLDQIRAPTSETRVFMRCDVIFDQSAQGRNLNTMIGRAAHIEFLENDIYARFIMWSFPELFR; via the exons GTGGATTATGCAGCTATTGATATTGGTGTGAAGAGCTCATTTGGCTTTTGGAAAATAGACGATGTTGACAATAGCTTCTACACACAGCCGTTTCTTGTTAAATATTCTAGGCAAGATATTTATCTATCAGTTATGGTGTCCTTCTACATACCCAACAGCGAAGACGAG GGTCCAGCAACTTCTTCTGTTATATTGAAGTTCGAGCTCATATATATCCCAACACTGGGGAATGCATG GACTGACGTTCAAGATTCAAGTGATGATACAGATTTGATCCCTGTCCATGAATTTAGGATCCCACATAGAGCACTCCTAGGCTTACACTCGTATTGCCCTGTCCATTTTGACGCATTACACTCGGCGCTAGTGGATCTGACAATACACATTGTCTACCTGAAAGCTGCTGTGACTAAATCATCACTGAAG CCGCTGGAACAAAGTTTTGGCTCAAAGTCATATGGTATTGTGAAAGCATCACTAATATCTAGGGAAATACTTCTTGAAGAAGTGAAGAAGATCAGTAATGCTGTTGGTAGCACTCTTGAGGATTTGGATCGCACTGACTTAACCCTTGGTAAATATGAGACAGTTCAACCATCAAAGTCAGCTTCGCCCAGTTACAGTTATGGGCAGGGTACGCCCACAAAGTGTAGTCCCCAGATGACTGGCATCTTACGTGATTTTCTTGAG AGTTCTGGGGTTGTGGTTGGAAGCACTGATGATATCTTGCTGTATACTCTATCTGAGGAAGAATTGTTTGAACTATTTCAAATTGTCAGCAGCCAACTCTCATTTATATGGAATGAGTTCTTGAAATTCCATAG GACACATAAAGACAAGGTAATGGGTTATTTGCATGATATGTGGGATATTAATCGGAAAGCAGAATGGTCAATATGGATTATTCATTCAAAGATTGAGATTCCACATCGCTATTTGAGAAGCATGAATGACGACTCTCCTCGCCATTTGATTCGGATTTCCAGTTCAAGAAAGGTCCATCATGAT CCTATACAAAATTCGATGTCACAGGCTGAACTGCACAGGAAAAGTATAGCACAAATGAAG ATTAACACGCCGTCTGTTCAAGATATGCATATTTATGCTGATCCTTCATGTATACCTGTTGTCCGCATAGAGCAGCATGTCATGGTTATTCCGCAACATTGTTCTAGCAAGGATTTTCTAACAGATGCTTCAGAACCAGCTCGTACTATTGTGCCACCACCTCTACTACAAGGACAATCATTGGGGGAAGAAACTTGTGGTTTCAAGAGTGGACGCATTTTACGAGCTGTCATTTTTGTGCATGGATTTCAG GGGCATCATCTGGATTTACGTCTTGTTAAGAACCAATGGCTTTTGCTTGATCCTGGGGCTGAGTGCCTATTGTCTCAGATAAATGAGGATAGAACGTCTGGGGATTTTAAAGAAATGGGTAGAAGGCTCGCTAATGAAGTAGTGGCATTCCTCAAAAGGAAGGTGGACAAGTACTCCAGAAATGGAGGTTGCAAAGAGATTAAGCTCAGTTTTGTCGGTCATTCTATTGGGAACATTATCCTCAGAAGTGCCCTCACAG AACCCAAATTGCAGCCATTTTTGAAGAACCTGTATACATACATGTCCATATCGGGACCTCACTTGGGTTACTGGTACAGCCCAAATTCTCTGTTCAACTCTGGCCTCTGGCTCATGAAACGGCTCAAGGGCATGCAGTGCATGCATCAGCTCACTTTCAGTGATGACCACGACCCACAGAACACGTTCTTTTACAAGCTCTGCAAG CTGAAGACACTGGAGAACTTCAAGAACATCATCCTGGTATCGTCACCGCAG gatggttACGTCCCATACCATTCAGCAAGAATCGACCTCTGCCACGCCTCGTCGTCAGATAACTCGAAACGCGGGCAGGTGTTCACTGAGATGCTGAACAATTGCTTGGACCAGATCCGGGCACCAACGTCGGAAACTCGGGTATTCATGCGTTGTGACGTGATATTCGACCAGTCCGCCCAAGGACGGAACCTGAACACCATGATCGGCAGAGCTGCGCACATAGAGTTCCTGGAGAACGACATCTATGCAAGGTTCATCATGTGGTCCTTCCCAGAGTTGTTTCGGTGA
- the LOC103654636 gene encoding protein FAM135A isoform X2 has translation METAHEVAIYIDRFHNLDLFQQGWYRVKISALWEDDENRAPISPARVTQYEAIDIGVKSSFGFWKIDDVDNSFYTQPFLVKYSRQDIYLSVMVSFYIPNSEDEGPATSSVILKFELIYIPTLGNAWTDVQDSSDDTDLIPVHEFRIPHRALLGLHSYCPVHFDALHSALVDLTIHIVYLKAAVTKSSLKPLEQSFGSKSYGIVKASLISREILLEEVKKISNAVGSTLEDLDRTDLTLGKYETVQPSKSASPSYSYGQGTPTKCSPQMTGILRDFLESSGVVVGSTDDILLYTLSEEELFELFQIVSSQLSFIWNEFLKFHRTHKDKVMGYLHDMWDINRKAEWSIWIIHSKIEIPHRYLRSMNDDSPRHLIRISSSRKVHHDPIQNSMSQAELHRKSIAQMKHVMVIPQHCSSKDFLTDASEPARTIVPPPLLQGQSLGEETCGFKSGRILRAVIFVHGFQGHHLDLRLVKNQWLLLDPGAECLLSQINEDRTSGDFKEMGRRLANEVVAFLKRKVDKYSRNGGCKEIKLSFVGHSIGNIILRSALTEPKLQPFLKNLYTYMSISGPHLGYWYSPNSLFNSGLWLMKRLKGMQCMHQLTFSDDHDPQNTFFYKLCKLKTLENFKNIILVSSPQDGYVPYHSARIDLCHASSSDNSKRGQVFTEMLNNCLDQIRAPTSETRVFMRCDVIFDQSAQGRNLNTMIGRAAHIEFLENDIYARFIMWSFPELFR, from the exons CTATTGATATTGGTGTGAAGAGCTCATTTGGCTTTTGGAAAATAGACGATGTTGACAATAGCTTCTACACACAGCCGTTTCTTGTTAAATATTCTAGGCAAGATATTTATCTATCAGTTATGGTGTCCTTCTACATACCCAACAGCGAAGACGAG GGTCCAGCAACTTCTTCTGTTATATTGAAGTTCGAGCTCATATATATCCCAACACTGGGGAATGCATG GACTGACGTTCAAGATTCAAGTGATGATACAGATTTGATCCCTGTCCATGAATTTAGGATCCCACATAGAGCACTCCTAGGCTTACACTCGTATTGCCCTGTCCATTTTGACGCATTACACTCGGCGCTAGTGGATCTGACAATACACATTGTCTACCTGAAAGCTGCTGTGACTAAATCATCACTGAAG CCGCTGGAACAAAGTTTTGGCTCAAAGTCATATGGTATTGTGAAAGCATCACTAATATCTAGGGAAATACTTCTTGAAGAAGTGAAGAAGATCAGTAATGCTGTTGGTAGCACTCTTGAGGATTTGGATCGCACTGACTTAACCCTTGGTAAATATGAGACAGTTCAACCATCAAAGTCAGCTTCGCCCAGTTACAGTTATGGGCAGGGTACGCCCACAAAGTGTAGTCCCCAGATGACTGGCATCTTACGTGATTTTCTTGAG AGTTCTGGGGTTGTGGTTGGAAGCACTGATGATATCTTGCTGTATACTCTATCTGAGGAAGAATTGTTTGAACTATTTCAAATTGTCAGCAGCCAACTCTCATTTATATGGAATGAGTTCTTGAAATTCCATAG GACACATAAAGACAAGGTAATGGGTTATTTGCATGATATGTGGGATATTAATCGGAAAGCAGAATGGTCAATATGGATTATTCATTCAAAGATTGAGATTCCACATCGCTATTTGAGAAGCATGAATGACGACTCTCCTCGCCATTTGATTCGGATTTCCAGTTCAAGAAAGGTCCATCATGAT CCTATACAAAATTCGATGTCACAGGCTGAACTGCACAGGAAAAGTATAGCACAAATGAAG CATGTCATGGTTATTCCGCAACATTGTTCTAGCAAGGATTTTCTAACAGATGCTTCAGAACCAGCTCGTACTATTGTGCCACCACCTCTACTACAAGGACAATCATTGGGGGAAGAAACTTGTGGTTTCAAGAGTGGACGCATTTTACGAGCTGTCATTTTTGTGCATGGATTTCAG GGGCATCATCTGGATTTACGTCTTGTTAAGAACCAATGGCTTTTGCTTGATCCTGGGGCTGAGTGCCTATTGTCTCAGATAAATGAGGATAGAACGTCTGGGGATTTTAAAGAAATGGGTAGAAGGCTCGCTAATGAAGTAGTGGCATTCCTCAAAAGGAAGGTGGACAAGTACTCCAGAAATGGAGGTTGCAAAGAGATTAAGCTCAGTTTTGTCGGTCATTCTATTGGGAACATTATCCTCAGAAGTGCCCTCACAG AACCCAAATTGCAGCCATTTTTGAAGAACCTGTATACATACATGTCCATATCGGGACCTCACTTGGGTTACTGGTACAGCCCAAATTCTCTGTTCAACTCTGGCCTCTGGCTCATGAAACGGCTCAAGGGCATGCAGTGCATGCATCAGCTCACTTTCAGTGATGACCACGACCCACAGAACACGTTCTTTTACAAGCTCTGCAAG CTGAAGACACTGGAGAACTTCAAGAACATCATCCTGGTATCGTCACCGCAG gatggttACGTCCCATACCATTCAGCAAGAATCGACCTCTGCCACGCCTCGTCGTCAGATAACTCGAAACGCGGGCAGGTGTTCACTGAGATGCTGAACAATTGCTTGGACCAGATCCGGGCACCAACGTCGGAAACTCGGGTATTCATGCGTTGTGACGTGATATTCGACCAGTCCGCCCAAGGACGGAACCTGAACACCATGATCGGCAGAGCTGCGCACATAGAGTTCCTGGAGAACGACATCTATGCAAGGTTCATCATGTGGTCCTTCCCAGAGTTGTTTCGGTGA
- the LOC103654636 gene encoding protein FAM135A isoform X1, translating to METAHEVAIYIDRFHNLDLFQQGWYRVKISALWEDDENRAPISPARVTQYEAIDIGVKSSFGFWKIDDVDNSFYTQPFLVKYSRQDIYLSVMVSFYIPNSEDEGPATSSVILKFELIYIPTLGNAWTDVQDSSDDTDLIPVHEFRIPHRALLGLHSYCPVHFDALHSALVDLTIHIVYLKAAVTKSSLKPLEQSFGSKSYGIVKASLISREILLEEVKKISNAVGSTLEDLDRTDLTLGKYETVQPSKSASPSYSYGQGTPTKCSPQMTGILRDFLESSGVVVGSTDDILLYTLSEEELFELFQIVSSQLSFIWNEFLKFHRTHKDKVMGYLHDMWDINRKAEWSIWIIHSKIEIPHRYLRSMNDDSPRHLIRISSSRKVHHDPIQNSMSQAELHRKSIAQMKINTPSVQDMHIYADPSCIPVVRIEQHVMVIPQHCSSKDFLTDASEPARTIVPPPLLQGQSLGEETCGFKSGRILRAVIFVHGFQGHHLDLRLVKNQWLLLDPGAECLLSQINEDRTSGDFKEMGRRLANEVVAFLKRKVDKYSRNGGCKEIKLSFVGHSIGNIILRSALTEPKLQPFLKNLYTYMSISGPHLGYWYSPNSLFNSGLWLMKRLKGMQCMHQLTFSDDHDPQNTFFYKLCKLKTLENFKNIILVSSPQDGYVPYHSARIDLCHASSSDNSKRGQVFTEMLNNCLDQIRAPTSETRVFMRCDVIFDQSAQGRNLNTMIGRAAHIEFLENDIYARFIMWSFPELFR from the exons CTATTGATATTGGTGTGAAGAGCTCATTTGGCTTTTGGAAAATAGACGATGTTGACAATAGCTTCTACACACAGCCGTTTCTTGTTAAATATTCTAGGCAAGATATTTATCTATCAGTTATGGTGTCCTTCTACATACCCAACAGCGAAGACGAG GGTCCAGCAACTTCTTCTGTTATATTGAAGTTCGAGCTCATATATATCCCAACACTGGGGAATGCATG GACTGACGTTCAAGATTCAAGTGATGATACAGATTTGATCCCTGTCCATGAATTTAGGATCCCACATAGAGCACTCCTAGGCTTACACTCGTATTGCCCTGTCCATTTTGACGCATTACACTCGGCGCTAGTGGATCTGACAATACACATTGTCTACCTGAAAGCTGCTGTGACTAAATCATCACTGAAG CCGCTGGAACAAAGTTTTGGCTCAAAGTCATATGGTATTGTGAAAGCATCACTAATATCTAGGGAAATACTTCTTGAAGAAGTGAAGAAGATCAGTAATGCTGTTGGTAGCACTCTTGAGGATTTGGATCGCACTGACTTAACCCTTGGTAAATATGAGACAGTTCAACCATCAAAGTCAGCTTCGCCCAGTTACAGTTATGGGCAGGGTACGCCCACAAAGTGTAGTCCCCAGATGACTGGCATCTTACGTGATTTTCTTGAG AGTTCTGGGGTTGTGGTTGGAAGCACTGATGATATCTTGCTGTATACTCTATCTGAGGAAGAATTGTTTGAACTATTTCAAATTGTCAGCAGCCAACTCTCATTTATATGGAATGAGTTCTTGAAATTCCATAG GACACATAAAGACAAGGTAATGGGTTATTTGCATGATATGTGGGATATTAATCGGAAAGCAGAATGGTCAATATGGATTATTCATTCAAAGATTGAGATTCCACATCGCTATTTGAGAAGCATGAATGACGACTCTCCTCGCCATTTGATTCGGATTTCCAGTTCAAGAAAGGTCCATCATGAT CCTATACAAAATTCGATGTCACAGGCTGAACTGCACAGGAAAAGTATAGCACAAATGAAG ATTAACACGCCGTCTGTTCAAGATATGCATATTTATGCTGATCCTTCATGTATACCTGTTGTCCGCATAGAGCAGCATGTCATGGTTATTCCGCAACATTGTTCTAGCAAGGATTTTCTAACAGATGCTTCAGAACCAGCTCGTACTATTGTGCCACCACCTCTACTACAAGGACAATCATTGGGGGAAGAAACTTGTGGTTTCAAGAGTGGACGCATTTTACGAGCTGTCATTTTTGTGCATGGATTTCAG GGGCATCATCTGGATTTACGTCTTGTTAAGAACCAATGGCTTTTGCTTGATCCTGGGGCTGAGTGCCTATTGTCTCAGATAAATGAGGATAGAACGTCTGGGGATTTTAAAGAAATGGGTAGAAGGCTCGCTAATGAAGTAGTGGCATTCCTCAAAAGGAAGGTGGACAAGTACTCCAGAAATGGAGGTTGCAAAGAGATTAAGCTCAGTTTTGTCGGTCATTCTATTGGGAACATTATCCTCAGAAGTGCCCTCACAG AACCCAAATTGCAGCCATTTTTGAAGAACCTGTATACATACATGTCCATATCGGGACCTCACTTGGGTTACTGGTACAGCCCAAATTCTCTGTTCAACTCTGGCCTCTGGCTCATGAAACGGCTCAAGGGCATGCAGTGCATGCATCAGCTCACTTTCAGTGATGACCACGACCCACAGAACACGTTCTTTTACAAGCTCTGCAAG CTGAAGACACTGGAGAACTTCAAGAACATCATCCTGGTATCGTCACCGCAG gatggttACGTCCCATACCATTCAGCAAGAATCGACCTCTGCCACGCCTCGTCGTCAGATAACTCGAAACGCGGGCAGGTGTTCACTGAGATGCTGAACAATTGCTTGGACCAGATCCGGGCACCAACGTCGGAAACTCGGGTATTCATGCGTTGTGACGTGATATTCGACCAGTCCGCCCAAGGACGGAACCTGAACACCATGATCGGCAGAGCTGCGCACATAGAGTTCCTGGAGAACGACATCTATGCAAGGTTCATCATGTGGTCCTTCCCAGAGTTGTTTCGGTGA
- the LOC103654636 gene encoding uncharacterized protein isoform X4 has translation MVSFYIPNSEDEGPATSSVILKFELIYIPTLGNAWTDVQDSSDDTDLIPVHEFRIPHRALLGLHSYCPVHFDALHSALVDLTIHIVYLKAAVTKSSLKPLEQSFGSKSYGIVKASLISREILLEEVKKISNAVGSTLEDLDRTDLTLGKYETVQPSKSASPSYSYGQGTPTKCSPQMTGILRDFLESSGVVVGSTDDILLYTLSEEELFELFQIVSSQLSFIWNEFLKFHRTHKDKVMGYLHDMWDINRKAEWSIWIIHSKIEIPHRYLRSMNDDSPRHLIRISSSRKVHHDPIQNSMSQAELHRKSIAQMKINTPSVQDMHIYADPSCIPVVRIEQHVMVIPQHCSSKDFLTDASEPARTIVPPPLLQGQSLGEETCGFKSGRILRAVIFVHGFQGHHLDLRLVKNQWLLLDPGAECLLSQINEDRTSGDFKEMGRRLANEVVAFLKRKVDKYSRNGGCKEIKLSFVGHSIGNIILRSALTEPKLQPFLKNLYTYMSISGPHLGYWYSPNSLFNSGLWLMKRLKGMQCMHQLTFSDDHDPQNTFFYKLCKLKTLENFKNIILVSSPQDGYVPYHSARIDLCHASSSDNSKRGQVFTEMLNNCLDQIRAPTSETRVFMRCDVIFDQSAQGRNLNTMIGRAAHIEFLENDIYARFIMWSFPELFR, from the exons ATGGTGTCCTTCTACATACCCAACAGCGAAGACGAG GGTCCAGCAACTTCTTCTGTTATATTGAAGTTCGAGCTCATATATATCCCAACACTGGGGAATGCATG GACTGACGTTCAAGATTCAAGTGATGATACAGATTTGATCCCTGTCCATGAATTTAGGATCCCACATAGAGCACTCCTAGGCTTACACTCGTATTGCCCTGTCCATTTTGACGCATTACACTCGGCGCTAGTGGATCTGACAATACACATTGTCTACCTGAAAGCTGCTGTGACTAAATCATCACTGAAG CCGCTGGAACAAAGTTTTGGCTCAAAGTCATATGGTATTGTGAAAGCATCACTAATATCTAGGGAAATACTTCTTGAAGAAGTGAAGAAGATCAGTAATGCTGTTGGTAGCACTCTTGAGGATTTGGATCGCACTGACTTAACCCTTGGTAAATATGAGACAGTTCAACCATCAAAGTCAGCTTCGCCCAGTTACAGTTATGGGCAGGGTACGCCCACAAAGTGTAGTCCCCAGATGACTGGCATCTTACGTGATTTTCTTGAG AGTTCTGGGGTTGTGGTTGGAAGCACTGATGATATCTTGCTGTATACTCTATCTGAGGAAGAATTGTTTGAACTATTTCAAATTGTCAGCAGCCAACTCTCATTTATATGGAATGAGTTCTTGAAATTCCATAG GACACATAAAGACAAGGTAATGGGTTATTTGCATGATATGTGGGATATTAATCGGAAAGCAGAATGGTCAATATGGATTATTCATTCAAAGATTGAGATTCCACATCGCTATTTGAGAAGCATGAATGACGACTCTCCTCGCCATTTGATTCGGATTTCCAGTTCAAGAAAGGTCCATCATGAT CCTATACAAAATTCGATGTCACAGGCTGAACTGCACAGGAAAAGTATAGCACAAATGAAG ATTAACACGCCGTCTGTTCAAGATATGCATATTTATGCTGATCCTTCATGTATACCTGTTGTCCGCATAGAGCAGCATGTCATGGTTATTCCGCAACATTGTTCTAGCAAGGATTTTCTAACAGATGCTTCAGAACCAGCTCGTACTATTGTGCCACCACCTCTACTACAAGGACAATCATTGGGGGAAGAAACTTGTGGTTTCAAGAGTGGACGCATTTTACGAGCTGTCATTTTTGTGCATGGATTTCAG GGGCATCATCTGGATTTACGTCTTGTTAAGAACCAATGGCTTTTGCTTGATCCTGGGGCTGAGTGCCTATTGTCTCAGATAAATGAGGATAGAACGTCTGGGGATTTTAAAGAAATGGGTAGAAGGCTCGCTAATGAAGTAGTGGCATTCCTCAAAAGGAAGGTGGACAAGTACTCCAGAAATGGAGGTTGCAAAGAGATTAAGCTCAGTTTTGTCGGTCATTCTATTGGGAACATTATCCTCAGAAGTGCCCTCACAG AACCCAAATTGCAGCCATTTTTGAAGAACCTGTATACATACATGTCCATATCGGGACCTCACTTGGGTTACTGGTACAGCCCAAATTCTCTGTTCAACTCTGGCCTCTGGCTCATGAAACGGCTCAAGGGCATGCAGTGCATGCATCAGCTCACTTTCAGTGATGACCACGACCCACAGAACACGTTCTTTTACAAGCTCTGCAAG CTGAAGACACTGGAGAACTTCAAGAACATCATCCTGGTATCGTCACCGCAG gatggttACGTCCCATACCATTCAGCAAGAATCGACCTCTGCCACGCCTCGTCGTCAGATAACTCGAAACGCGGGCAGGTGTTCACTGAGATGCTGAACAATTGCTTGGACCAGATCCGGGCACCAACGTCGGAAACTCGGGTATTCATGCGTTGTGACGTGATATTCGACCAGTCCGCCCAAGGACGGAACCTGAACACCATGATCGGCAGAGCTGCGCACATAGAGTTCCTGGAGAACGACATCTATGCAAGGTTCATCATGTGGTCCTTCCCAGAGTTGTTTCGGTGA